The following is a genomic window from Solanum lycopersicum chromosome 6, SLM_r2.1.
AGAATTTATAATAGTAGTAAAACtaggaatttttattttgaaattcaaaatgaaaaaagatgGAGGGGTCAGTCACGGAATCAGATTCTGCAGGTGCAGTTATCTTTGATTCTCTGAAAATGGCATGGCTTGATCTCAACTTTTCAGGATAGTAGTTTTTTGCTTTTGATAGTAGGTAATGGAATGTCGTCATGTTTGTTGTTGTACTAACCATATTATAGTAGTTTTTTGCTTGTGATATTTATCATAGTTTGTTGTTTACTACAGTTTAACTATCGTACTATATATTGTACTTGTACTTTCTCGTAGATTTTgcactatttttcttattataacATGTTATCATTTTTGCTAAGCTAGAGATTTAACCAAGTTCCATTACAAAACCAGTAACACAAATCAATTTGATTTAAGAACAAACAGTACATGATTAATAAAACAATAAGTAGACGATACAATTGCAAATTTCAGCAGAAAGcataacaaaaatacaagaaatcaCTAGCCCAAACATATTGCTATAAGAAGCCTCTTAACATAGAAACGATTGGCGTTGCGCCATAGTATGTTGATCTATTTACACATCCAATATAGCTTCAGATCACCAGAAAAACAAGGTCCTCATTTTCACCACAAAGGAAAGCAGCAGCTCTGCAGAATACAGAGAAATGGATAAGAAAAACGGTGATATAAGACCCGTGAAAAAGAATAAGGCAAAAATGTGAGTACGTGTATTGAGACATAATATGATTAAGAAACTAAAACGTGTGTTCTTTCATACTTTTAGATGAGGATGTCACACGAATCAATACCTTCTGCTTTTCATTTCGCTGTTGCCTTTGTGTGCTGTAAGATGTTCTAACACCTGCAGCTGGCATATTTCCAGTATCTACGTGCCTTTGCTCTCGCACCTTGTTAAAAACCTCAGTGTAATTTTCTGCATCCTGAGGATCATTGTCATCCCATCCGCCAAACTTTGGAACTACAGTTCCTCTATCAGGCTGTTAGAAGATGAACAAGTCACGTCAAATTCAATATCAACCTAGACTCAAACtcaatgatatgaaaaatgaactgaacaaaaaataaaggcATGCTATCACAAGTTGAATATCTAATCTTCTATATTATGCAATGTGAAATAGAATAGGAAGAAACATACACTTTCTTGCTTCATTTGGTGCCTTCCAGGAGTAGCATGAGAACTTTCGAATGATCTTCCAGGAGTACCATGACTACTGTCATATAAATTCTTCCCTTCCCAAACAGGAGATGCAGCCACACGTCCAGATATCTTCGCCTGGGAATTGGGGTGAAGTGGTGATTTCGCAATGCTGTGATCAGACCCTCCACTTTGTCTAGAAGGTCGACCAGAATTTGATCCACGACCTCCACCATGACGTTGATGAGTAGTTGGCTCATTGCGGGCTGGAGAACTAGCACGGAAATCACCATCTTCTTTACTCACACGACGCTTGTTTGTTTGCCTAGCTGTTTCCATCCCCATTGGTTCCTCTGTAGGAGGAGTTTTAGGCCTGGAGGAAGGAGCAACATTGGGAAACATGTCCGGATTCTCCTGAGGGTCATTCGGATTTATCATCTTCCCGCCACGGTTTTTCCTTGCATTCTCAAAAACGACAGTATAAGGAGTGTTGTCTTCATTTCCCCAATTTCCAAACTTTGGCACATTTGCACGCTGCAGTagcaattaaaagaaaattcaacaAACCGGATGTGTGTTTGGTACCACAGAAGTccattttcaaagaaaaaatactcAGAAATCTATAATTGAATCTGAGCTAAATACTTTGAAATAGATCCAGATATACAAAACAATACAAAAACcaaaatcaatccaaatatATTAGGGTTGGTTATAACTTATAAGTTCACATAAACCTAGAAGCTTTTTTCACCActctatatatttattaacaaatccataaatatcataatattaacTTGACATAAATACAGAAAACCCATATACTTATAGTATCTCACCTCCCGGTCAACTATATAAATCATCACTAATGTTGCCCGTTTAAGATCTTCTTAATTCTTTCATGATTAGTTTCTTTTGAACTAATGATTCTCTACTATTTCTTTTCTACTAGCATTTGAATTTCTAAGAAGACCAAATCACTTTACAGAGGTGAAACTagcatttcaatttcttttttaaaaaaaaaaaagaagagagagatgAGCCTTCAGACAGATAAAGCGAGAGTTTAAATAATCAACCAATTAAGCTACTGTGACTTCAATATTTGAAGTTTACAGATCTGAACTTTTCACAGAATTCAAAGCTCGTATTAGTACTGAATTTACGAAAATAAATACAGACTCTAAGCAAAAGCTACTCATGTTCATAAACACAAACGTACTTAAATTCAAGTAATTAACCCTCAAACCACATATCTCAGAGCAATTCTGGATAAACGAAAAAAGGGGGAAAAGTAATGATTGAAGAAAACTTACAGCCATTGATGTTCTCCGCTAACAAAAAATAGATAACAGTTCCTCGAGCAAAAAcgtttgttgttttttttttgcaagagaaacgaaaaaagagagaagacgaagaagaagaaagtgcAGAGGAAGAAGCGTTGAagagattatatatataaatgatgagAATTTTCAAAGGATTGACTGTGTCTGAGCACGTATTGGTTGACTATTCGCCTCTTACACCCTGTTATGTTTTCAAGTCTTCTTTCATTCTTCCCTCTTCAATTTTACCCATTCCACTTTACTTATAGTAAGTTTTTTCCGCCATTTTTTGCTCCACTTGCTTAGCTCCACCTCCCTCTACAACAACACTGTTAAacttttacttatatatattataaatatatattttaattattgtatatGGTATACGGGTTATCTTTGTCATTATTAAGGATATTGGTGTTTCagtcattcaaaaattaaaacgtATATGATCTTCACTTTAACGAAAGACTAAATGGGGACATGATGCAATCTTATTCATCAATTCGATGTCGGGTAAGTGGTTAAATTATGACATGTGTTTGtcctttattataaaaaatatatatgttctaGATTTGAACGACAGAAGCACCAATGTCTCAAAAGTATGACGAAAGATATCTGCGCACCAACTACGATAGTTCgggatatatttatttattttttctttaaaatttttgatccAAAATAAACGATATAAAGTTATGTGGatataatagatattttataactaaattgttacttaatatataaaaatgttattttttggGACGgattgaaaatgaaagaaagtcACGTAAATTGCGTGAGAGGGAGTATCAATTAGTTAGGCtgaaattcatttatttatttttgatttatttagtttgttgtgttaaaattattttattagtgaatactcaattttcattttataatcaactttcattaaaaaaataaataaataaatttaaaaaaatagagaaatatgtAGGAGTAATATATAATTCAACACATAATGCaatcattttcaaattatatttttctcgTTATTGTACTGTTGCCTACTAAAAAGTCAATTGTCAGTagtcaaattaaaagaaaattacaaaaaaaatattactatatgaTTTAAACAcgtattaattttgtaattcGAACTGTGAcaactaattattttagttcagATAAAATTGTATAACTTACTCGTTTTTTGGATTACTCgttataaatttgaaaaagagaATTGAAAATGAAAGCACAGGTTCATAGCACACCAAGTTGGACCATTCAAAATTAGTAAATCTTTTAATAACTAGGAAACTTATTTTCGAAAAAGTACAAAAATGTCAcactcaaaattttaattttttctctttttgtattaaagtgttttgaaatttatatgtatatagaaATGATATTATATCGAATTTATATAGTGACACGTTGCCACAATTGTAGGTGGCTACTAAGGATAGTGAATTTATTTAACtcgaatttaaattaatcaaattttaaatttttaacatattaaatctaaatattttaaagataaaaaaaaaaaaagggggatcAATTTGGTAAGGCTGAGTCATGAACATCTCTGTTTGACTTTTTTGTTCAACCATTAatattccaaaagaaaaaaatatatatatatttatgtttgtgtGAGCCACCATCTAACCCAAGTTGACTAATAATCTATACTAATTATTATCCATTAAATATTTGCAAATTTCCATTTAGTGAATTGGTGCCTTTTCTtctcatataaattaaaaatacaagtatttttaatttcttttcatatttgattgattaattaatctatttattaaaaaaaactaaataatatattgtcagagtaaatatttttaaaaaatataatcaatacaGTTTAATTTGCTATAGAGATTTAAAGTTAAATGATTTGAATTCATCATCGAACCCATTGATCATTTTAATTACTGAATTACAATTAAGCATTTAAACATATTCAACAAATTTTCTAGTAAAAACACAATTTGTAtctaatattattgttataccTCTGTTAATTATGCATAGTAATGCTTTTTGTGGATTTTCATTTATATCTactaaaaaatagaaatacatatgatatatatttataataaataaactaattaagcACATTCTGGGtacctatttttattttcctcagAGCTACAATAATCATaagtcatatatttttttctgaaattcCTCATAAGATTCAAGCTTCTTGAGGCTAATTTGTGCCTAGTCCATGGGCTAAAATCTGTGGATGGCAAGCAATCACTACCAGCAGGGCAACCAGAAATGTTGAAGTCTTGAAAACTAACTATAAATGGTGCATAGCCCCATTCAACAGATCCAGCCCAACCCACAGCATCTGAAATCCATAGGCTTGCTTCTGACCATAGTGATTTTGTTGGATAGTTGATACCTCTATTTGTGTTGTTCTCAAATGTCCTTATTGGTATGTTGTCCACAAAAAACCtataaaaatcaaacacaaattAGTACATGTACGGTTTTCAATCAAACAGTTGTACAGTCAGAAATTCTAATAACAGAATTCAAGAAACACTAGAATGCAATATTTATTGCTTTTCAAGGAGAATTGGACCAACTTTCCACTAGGTATCTCTATCGCAAGTTGTTGGTTAGATGAATCGATTTATTGTCaacttttttatgaaataaaaacatacatgaatcaatcaaacaaaaaaaataaaaataaaaataaaggaacaaAAAGAAGATTCTCCCTCCTACTTTATTGGTATGGGATGAGGTTCGTCTAATGGTCTAACACTTTATTGAGTAGGTGTGCAAATCTACTGAATATCGATTTGAAAGATACTATATTAGATGAAAGGAGGAATGAAAATCTAAATATTGATGGATCAGTACTATCTcagaatttaataattatagaaCCACTTATCTGTGGAGGCTTATTTTAGGATAAATAGCTGGCTTTTATAtctatgtatgtatatgaaaaaataacacacattttttttttataaaagtcaacAAATAACCGTAAATTAATAAAGCTAATTAAGATACTAAAATATGTCAAACATAAGAAGTAAATTATAATTACTTACACTATTCTTTGTGGAGTATAAAGAATTTGATAAGTATGAAAATCCTGAGAAGGATCAAATGGAAGTTGAAAAACTTGTTCTCTACCACCCATATCATTAGCAAATATATTTGTCTGTAATTTTCCTTGAGTCCCTATAAATTCAAAGTCTATTTCATCATGATTAACCCGTGCATCTTGATCATCTGAAATTAACTGTgataaaaattaagttaaaaaaatatttttataattatatatgtactCATTTATAcattatcaaagaaaaaaaattaataacatacGTAGAAAGCTGTGATCATTCCATCGGTCTTTTTATCTGACATCTTTATTCTTAATGTAAATAATCCAGAGTTATATTGTGTTTTCGATTTGAATCCAGCTCCTCCTGCATCATtaatcatttcataaaagtcgtaaaTAAATGTCTAAATAAATACTTCTTCTCTTCTGTCccatgttaattaattatttttctaaaaataattgtcACATATTAATTGTCCACCTTATTTGTAATTTCTTACTTTAACAAAAGcaaaataactaactaatatGGAAAGAAGGgacatcaacaacaaaaaaaaaacaatattgaaaTTGCTACATTTAATTCTAGTGTAAAATAAATGagttttttcatattatataacTTACTATTCTACCAAAAAAATGTGACTTAActagaataattttaaaatgccATTGAAATGACATAATCTCTTGtaatgtaaaagaaaaacaagtacATTTTTATGATGGAGAAGTAATTAGATATACGGACCGTTAAATATATGGTAATTCTATGGCAATTTATAGATCTAGTTGAATTTATATCGAATTTATTTGACtcaaacttttaaattaaacagattaaaaatattgtcattgaatttaaattctaaattgaATCGATATAGAAATGTGTCACTAATTctaaattaaacatatataaaaacttGTCACTAATtgtaaattctaaattaaataaatataaaaatttgtcaGTGATATACCTGATTGATCCAAAAGTAACTGCACTTCAGTACTTTGATTAAGATAAGTTATATGATTTTGACCCCACAAGGGAttataatattgattaaaat
Proteins encoded in this region:
- the LOC101249560 gene encoding RPM1-interacting protein 4, with translation MARANVPKFGNWGNEDNTPYTVVFENARKNRGGKMINPNDPQENPDMFPNVAPSSRPKTPPTEEPMGMETARQTNKRRVSKEDGDFRASSPARNEPTTHQRHGGGRGSNSGRPSRQSGGSDHSIAKSPLHPNSQAKISGRVAASPVWEGKNLYDSSHGTPGRSFESSHATPGRHQMKQESPDRGTVVPKFGGWDDNDPQDAENYTEVFNKVREQRHVDTGNMPAAGVRTSYSTQRQQRNEKQKSCCFPLW